The genomic region TTATTATGTGGGGGGTTCCTATTGGTGCTACAGGTAGCTATTCAGCTAAGGACTATGAGTATATAATGACTGGAAAGAGGGGATTTGAGGATATCTATAATGAGATACAGGAGAGGATTGAGGATGCGGAGGAGAAGCTTTCTGGAATACCTGGTCCTGATATCCTTCCCCTTTATGATCGGTTGCCCAATTGGGAGGCAATGCAGTTTGTTATAGAAGCTGGTATTAGATATGCCAAGCGTTATGCGCGGCTTGCGAGAATAATCGCAGAGAATTTCGAGAGTGATCCGAAGCGTAAGGAGGAGTTGATGAGAATTGCGGATGTATGCGAGCAGGTGCCGGCGAGCCCACCGAGGAATCTGCATGAATCGCTTCAATATGATTTTTTTGTAAATGTTCTTCAGCGACTTGAGTCTTTAGGCGGGGCATGGCCTTCACGTACAGATTATTATCATGGACCCTATTATGATTTGGATGTAAATATTGAGAAGAGGATCACAAAAGGGGAGGCGCTTGACCTGATAGGGGAGTTTTTGATTCGCATCCATGAAATAGGACAGATTATGCCTAGCTTTGGAAAGGAGGGACTTCAGGGGATACCAGGCACCTATGTAGGAACACTGGGGGGGGTGAAGCCGGATGGCACAGACGCCTGCAATGATATGACAATAGCTATACTAGAGGCAGCGAGGCTGGTAAGGGTTGCCAATCCTACCTTTGGATTTCGTTGGCATCCACAAGTGAAGGATGAAGTGATGCGGGAGGTGTTTGAATGTATCAGGCAAGGGTTGGGTTTTCCTAGCATAAGAAATGATCCTATCCTGGTTGCCAACACTATGCATTGGTATGGTCATCCATTAGAGGAGGCAAGGCTTTGGGTGCATCAGGCATGCATGTCTCCCTGCCCGCCCACAAAACATGGGACTCAGCCCTTCCGTATGGCATCCACGACGTTGAACACATCGAAGATGATAGAGTATGCTCTTCATAACGGATATGATCATGTGCTACAGATGCAGATGGGGCCGGAGACAGGGGATGCTAGGAAATTTGTTGATTTTGAGCAATTGTTTGAGGCTTGGAAAAAGCAGATGCAGTGGATGACGAATATTGCTGTGCGGGTGGTCAACCTAGGTCGTGTGAAGTGTTCCGAACATTTTGGTTCGCCGATGTTGTCCGCTCTTTATGAGAGAGCTGTGGAGAGTGGGTTAGATTGTTTCAGCCCAGAGGGGGAGAGAGGCAATGCATGGATATCCTGGTTTACTTGGGTAGAGAATGTAGATAGCCTGGCTGCTGTGAAGAAACTTGTATTTGATGAAAAGAAATATACCATGACTGAGATTATAGATGCCTGCGCTGTGAATTGGGAGGGCAAAGAGAAGATGCGCCTCGATTTCGTCAAGAATGCTCCCAAGTGGGGCAATGATGATGATTATGTTGATCAGATAATGGTACGGTGCATGAGGGAGATAGCCAAGCAATCATGGGAGATGAAATGCCCCTCGGGAAATTCATGGCCAGTGCTACCTCAGAATGTGAGTGGAAATATTCACTTTGCGCCTACGATCCATGCTCTTCCCAATGGCAGGAGGTTAGGTGATGCGCTATACGACGGAGGGATATCACCTGGGCCGGGTCTCGACAAGAAGGGGCCGACTGCGATATTGAAGTCATGCGGGAAGATCGACCACATAAGCGATGGCAGGGCATTCCTTTTGAATCAGAGACTATCGCCAACACAGCTTTCAGGTGAGAAAGGGTATCAGTTGTGGAAGGCATATATCAAGACTTGGGCTGATCTTGGGCTTGATCATGTACAATTTAACATGGTTGATGATGCCACACTCAGAGCAGCACAGAGGGATCCCGAACAATATCAGGAGGTGATTGTCCGGGTGGCGGGATATAGCGCTCACTTTGTGGATATAAGCCGTAAAACTCAGGATAATATTATACAACGAACAGTGCAGGGATTGGGGTAGAGATAGGATTGTGAATATATTGATTGAAGAATAGAACAATAGTCAAAGCTATATTCTTGATTATTTGGGAAATAAATAAGCATGTAGAGGCGTAGGGAACTTAGGATACTGAATATTGTATATAAGAGAGAGGTAAATTAAATTATTAGGAGATAAGGGTATGCAAAACGAGAATGTTTCAATTAGTAGTGCCTCTAACAAGAGTATTGGGGAACTTGAGAAGGATAGAGAATGGTGGTGGGTTGCAGAGAGGAAGAGAACCAAGAGGCTTGATTATCTGCGAAAAGCAATATGGAAGAAGGGAGCAATAGGTGGTGTCTATTCTCCTGGGCTCAAGCTGGATATTGAGAAACCATATCTGTCTACTGAAGCATGGAGGGAGAATGAGGATGATCCCATTATGCTCAGAAGAGCCAAAGCCTTGGCAAATGTTTTGGAAAATATTACTATTTTTATTACCGATCATGCACAGATTGTTGGATATTTAGGGAGTCTGCCAAACAACCAATTATGGAATCAGGAAGTGGCAAGCATGTTCAATGAACAGTACTATAATACAAAGGGGTCCATCCCTGAGCCTGTTGATGAATCCTTAAAGGTTATGGCACAGATAAACAATTACTGGGTTGGCAGGACTGAACTCGATAAGGTAATAA from Spirochaetota bacterium harbors:
- a CDS encoding pyruvate formate lyase family protein produces the protein MEENVEMKGGLPDRTIEDLEKNREWWWVAEKRRSKRLDYLRKAVWKKGAKGGVYTPGLKIDLERPVLFTEAWKANEDDPGMIRRAKGVANVMDNISIFITDHAQIMGYVGSLPHTQIWYQEVASMFNEEYYNTQGSIPEPVDESLKVMSEINNYWAGKTELDKVIRIIPPEDAVKLFSGVIMWGVPIGATGSYSAKDYEYIMTGKRGFEDIYNEIQERIEDAEEKLSGIPGPDILPLYDRLPNWEAMQFVIEAGIRYAKRYARLARIIAENFESDPKRKEELMRIADVCEQVPASPPRNLHESLQYDFFVNVLQRLESLGGAWPSRTDYYHGPYYDLDVNIEKRITKGEALDLIGEFLIRIHEIGQIMPSFGKEGLQGIPGTYVGTLGGVKPDGTDACNDMTIAILEAARLVRVANPTFGFRWHPQVKDEVMREVFECIRQGLGFPSIRNDPILVANTMHWYGHPLEEARLWVHQACMSPCPPTKHGTQPFRMASTTLNTSKMIEYALHNGYDHVLQMQMGPETGDARKFVDFEQLFEAWKKQMQWMTNIAVRVVNLGRVKCSEHFGSPMLSALYERAVESGLDCFSPEGERGNAWISWFTWVENVDSLAAVKKLVFDEKKYTMTEIIDACAVNWEGKEKMRLDFVKNAPKWGNDDDYVDQIMVRCMREIAKQSWEMKCPSGNSWPVLPQNVSGNIHFAPTIHALPNGRRLGDALYDGGISPGPGLDKKGPTAILKSCGKIDHISDGRAFLLNQRLSPTQLSGEKGYQLWKAYIKTWADLGLDHVQFNMVDDATLRAAQRDPEQYQEVIVRVAGYSAHFVDISRKTQDNIIQRTVQGLG